In Ovis canadensis isolate MfBH-ARS-UI-01 breed Bighorn chromosome 3, ARS-UI_OviCan_v2, whole genome shotgun sequence, one DNA window encodes the following:
- the LOC138438268 gene encoding olfactory receptor 6C68-like produces MRNHTIVTVFILLGLTDDPQLQILLFIFLFITYILSITGNLTIIILTLVDPHLKTPMYFFLQNFSLLEILFTTTCIPRFLYNISTGDRVITYKACFIQLFLTDLFGVTEFFLLAAMSYDRYVAICKPLHYMTIMSNKLCKTIVICCWMAALMTILPPLSLDFHLEFCDSNIIDHFVCDISPLLKISCSDTWLIEQMVIACSVLIFIITLLCVVLSYIYAIRTILKFPSLQQRKKAFSTCSSHMIVLSISYGSCIFIYIKPSAKEEVNINKGVSLLISSISPMLNPFIYTLRNKQVKQAFDDSLKKKNAFLLRK; encoded by the coding sequence ATGAGAAATCACACCATAGTAACAGTGTTCATCCTGCTGGGACTGACAGATGATCCTCAGTTGCagattttgctctttatttttctatttatcacCTACATTTTGAGTATAACTGGAAATCTGACCATCATAATCCTAACTTTGGTGGATCCCCACCTTAAAACAcccatgtatttttttctccaaaatttctCTCTCTTAGAAATCTTGTTTACAACCACCTGTATTCCAAGATTCCTCTACAATATATCAACTGGGGACAGAGTGATTACCTATAAGGCATGTTTCATACAACTATTTTTAACCGATCTATTTGGGGTAACTGAATTTTTTCTCTTGGCAGCCATGTCATATGATCGTTACGTAGCCATCTGCAAACCCTTGCATTATATGACGATCATGagcaacaaactgtgcaaaacaATAGTCATCTGCTGCTGGATGGCAGCACTTATGACTATCCTCCCACCACTCAGCTTAGATTTTCATCTGGAATTCTGTGATTCAAACATCATTGATCATTTTGTCTGTGATATATCACCTCTCCTGAAGATCTCATGCTCAGACACATGGTTAATTGAGCAGATGGTTATAGCCTGTTCCGTACTGATCTTCATCATCACTCTTCTTTGTGTAGTTCTCTCCTACATTTACGCCATAAGGACAATTCTAAAATTCCCTTCTcttcaacaaagaaaaaaagctttttcTACATGTTCTTCCCACATGATTGTACTTTCCATCTCTTATGGCAGTTGCATTTTCATCTATATCAAACCATCTGCAAAAGAAGAGGTAAATATTAACAAAGGTGTATCACTGCTTATTTCTTCCATATCACCAATGTTGAATCCTTTTATATATACTCTGAGGAATAAGCAAGTTAAACAAGCCTTTGATgactcactcaaaaaaaaaaatgcttttctcttaagaaagtaa
- the OR6C70 gene encoding olfactory receptor 6C70: protein MKNRTRHTEFILLGLTYDSQLQILIFLFLLLNYTLSMIGNLTIIALTLVDSHLKTPMYFFLRNFSFLEISFTSACIPRFLITTVNREKTISYIGCMSQLFFYIFLGVTEFFLLTAMSYDRYVAICKPLHYTSIMSSTICHQLVLSSWVTGFLVIFPPLILVLHLDFCDSNVIDHFICDISPILQLSCSDTHLLEMIEFLLAVIILMVTLLLVILSYSYIIKTILKFPSAQQKKKAFSTCSSHMIVVTITYGSCIFIYIKPSANERITLNKGVAVLNTSVAPLLNPFIYTLRNQQVKQAFRDVFRKIFAASYK, encoded by the coding sequence ATGAAGAACCGTACAAGGCACACAGAGTTTATCCTTCTGGGACTGACATATGATTCCCAGTTAcagatcttaatttttttgtttctgcttctaAATTACACGTTGAGCATGATCGGAAACTTAACCATCATTGCCCTCACTCTGGTGGATTCCCATCTCAAGACCCCAATGTATTTCTTCCTCCGTAATTTCTCTTTCCTGGAAATTTCATTCACAAGTGCTTGCATCCCCAGATTCCTAATCACCACTGTAAACAGAGAAAAGACCATTTCTTATATTGGTTGCATGTCTCAGttatttttttacatattcttGGGAGTTACAGAATTTTTCCTTCTGACGGCTATGTCCTACGACCGCTATGTTGCCATTTGCAAGCCTTTGCATTATACATCCATCATGAGCAGCACAATCTGTCATCAGCTGGTACTCAGTTCTTGGGTAACTGGATTCTTGGTTATTTTCCCTCCACTGATTTTGGTTCTTCACCTGGATTTCTGTGATTCAAATGTCATTGATCATTTCATTTGTGATATTTCTCCTATCCTACAACTTTCTTGCTCAGATACACATTTACTAGAAATGATTGAATTTTTATTAGCTGTGATAATCCTCATGGTCACATTGCTATTGGTAATTCTTTCTTACTCTTACATCATCAAGACAATTCTAAAATTCCCTTCAgcccaacaaaagaaaaaagccttTTCTACCTGCTCTTCTCACATGATTGTTGTAACCATCACTTATGGTAGTTGTATATTCATCTACATAAAGCCCTCAGCAAATGAAAGGATCACTTTAAACAAAGGAGTGGCTGTATTAAATACTTCAGTTGCCCCTTTGTTGAACCCATTCATTTATACTCTGAGGAACCAGCAAGTTAAACAAGCCTTCAGAGATGTATTTAGAAAGATATTTGCTGCTTCATACAAGTAA